A window of Synechococcus sp. MEDNS5 contains these coding sequences:
- the purS gene encoding phosphoribosylformylglycinamidine synthase subunit PurS has product MPRFQARVLVQLRPSVLDPAGEATSAAAQRLGVDGIAHLRIGKAVELELEAPDEAEARRRVELLSDRLLANPVIENWTLELSQS; this is encoded by the coding sequence GTGCCGCGTTTTCAAGCCCGCGTTCTGGTGCAACTGCGCCCATCGGTCCTCGATCCCGCAGGGGAAGCGACGAGTGCCGCTGCCCAGCGTCTTGGTGTGGATGGGATTGCCCATCTCCGCATCGGTAAAGCTGTGGAACTGGAATTGGAGGCACCTGACGAGGCGGAGGCGCGTCGCAGGGTTGAACTGCTCAGTGATCGACTTCTGGCCAACCCTGTGATCGAGAACTGGACTCTGGAGCTCTCACAGTCATGA
- a CDS encoding isoprenylcysteine carboxylmethyltransferase family protein translates to MADWNRAFQGWNLSWRSLFSNQQGEWWLVAQLLLIVGHLAPAWPSTDSLGVHWPPVVTMGGLILFAVGLGLAVQGFRALGPSLSPLPEPKKGAALVTTGVYAHCRHPLYRAVLVCSLGVALAWGSLLHLALLLSLVVVLTGKAHREERELLKCCPNYADYMKTTASIVAHIPGLDWRTTGAG, encoded by the coding sequence ATGGCGGATTGGAACCGGGCGTTCCAAGGCTGGAACCTGAGCTGGAGAAGCCTGTTCAGCAATCAACAGGGGGAATGGTGGCTGGTGGCCCAGCTGCTGCTGATCGTGGGACATCTGGCGCCGGCTTGGCCGAGCACGGACTCCCTAGGGGTCCATTGGCCACCGGTGGTGACGATGGGCGGACTGATCCTCTTCGCCGTGGGATTGGGATTGGCGGTTCAGGGATTCCGCGCCCTGGGCCCCAGTCTCTCGCCCTTGCCGGAGCCGAAAAAAGGGGCCGCGCTGGTCACCACGGGGGTTTATGCCCACTGCCGTCATCCTCTCTACAGAGCGGTTTTGGTGTGTTCCTTGGGAGTAGCCCTCGCCTGGGGAAGTTTGCTGCACTTGGCGCTTCTCTTGTCGCTGGTGGTTGTCCTCACCGGCAAGGCGCACCGGGAAGAGCGTGAACTGCTCAAATGCTGCCCCAACTATGCGGACTACATGAAAACCACAGCGTCGATCGTGGCTCACATCCCTGGCCTCGACTGGCGCACAACGGGGGCCGGCTGA
- a CDS encoding SDR family NAD(P)-dependent oxidoreductase, with amino-acid sequence MRTILITGASRGIGRSIATLLLSQGYHLCLAVRDPDGLRDTALDPRLHGDSLSLCRYDARDPGDAERAVQAVQQAFGALDTLIHCAGILRSTPLLFSDAQTDEPDELWSVNVKGPWLLTRAAWPALVASQTGRIQVLVSMSGKRCKGTLAGYSASKFALMGLCQAMRNEGWDQGIRVTAICPGWVNTDMARGTSPLAPELMTQPGDLASLCCQLLNLPASAVPFELAVNATLER; translated from the coding sequence ATGCGAACGATTCTGATCACAGGTGCGAGTCGGGGTATCGGCCGGTCGATTGCGACTTTGCTGCTGTCTCAGGGGTATCACCTTTGTCTGGCTGTTCGCGATCCGGATGGCCTCCGCGACACAGCCTTGGATCCCCGTCTCCATGGCGATTCTTTATCGCTTTGTCGCTACGACGCCAGGGATCCAGGCGATGCCGAGCGGGCTGTGCAGGCGGTGCAGCAGGCGTTCGGAGCACTCGACACCCTGATTCACTGCGCGGGAATCCTCCGGAGCACACCGTTGTTGTTCAGTGATGCGCAAACCGACGAGCCCGACGAGCTCTGGAGTGTGAATGTGAAGGGCCCTTGGCTGCTGACGCGAGCAGCCTGGCCAGCGCTTGTTGCTTCACAAACGGGTCGAATTCAGGTTCTGGTCTCCATGAGCGGCAAACGCTGCAAGGGCACGTTGGCGGGCTATTCCGCCAGCAAGTTCGCCTTGATGGGCCTCTGCCAGGCGATGCGCAACGAAGGCTGGGACCAGGGAATTCGCGTGACCGCCATCTGTCCAGGCTGGGTGAACACCGATATGGCACGCGGAACAAGTCCTCTGGCACCGGAGTTGATGACGCAGCCGGGCGACCTTGCATCCCTCTGCTGTCAACTGCTCAATTTGCCGGCATCCGCCGTGCCCTTTGAGCTGGCGGTGAATGCCACGTTGGAACGCTGA